In Thermoplasmata archaeon, the DNA window CACGTACGATTCCGGTCTCCATTACTGGTGGGGAACGGACTTCTTTGGCGGAGACATCCTCACGGAATGGATCTACGGGACCCAGGTCGCGTTCGTCGTCGGGCTCCTCGCGGCCCTGTTCAGCGTGGGCATCGGCACCCTCGTCGGCGTGATCTCCGGGTACTACGGTAAGGTCGTCGACACCCTGCTCATGCGGACCACGGACGTCTTCCTCGTCCTCCCGTTCCTGCCGATCGTCCTCGTGCTCATCTCGATCACGGCCCCGAGCATTTGGATCATCATCATGGTCATCGCGATCTTGGGCTGGCCGGGCATCGCGCGGGTCATCCGCGCCCAGGTGCTCAGCCTCAAGGAGCGCCCGTTCGTGGACGCGGCCCGCGTCTCGGGGGCGTCGGACCTCCGCATGGTGTTCCTCCACATCGCCCCGAACGTCCTGCCGTTCAGCTTCCTGTACATGAGCCTCTCCGTGGGCGGCGCGATCATCACCGAGGCCGCGCTGAGCTTCCTGGGCTTCGGCGACCCCTCGGTGACGTCCTGGGGCGGGATGCTCTCGAACCTGCTCACGTTCAGCGGAGGCCTGTACGCGTACTGGTGGCTCCTGCCTCCGGGCCTCGGGATTACGTTCCTGTCCCTCGGTTTCTACCTGATCGGCCGAGGGTTCGACGAGATCATCAACCCGCGGTTGCGGAGGCGCTGAGCGTGTCGCTCGTCTCCGTCCGCAAGCTGCGGGTCTACTTCAAGGTCCAGAACGGCTGGGTTCGCGCGGTGGACGGCGTGGACCTGGACATCGACGAGGGCGAGACGGTCGGGCTCGTCGGGGAGAGCGGCTGCGGCAAGACGACCCTGGCGTACGCGATCACCCAGCTTCTCCCCTCGAACGCGTACATCCTCGGCGGCCAGGTGTTCTTCGAGGGTGCCGAGGTCCCCAACCCGTACCGATCCGAGTACTGGCGTCTCGCGGAGTCGCGCCTTCAGCAGCCGCTCGCCGATTTGAAGACGCGCGCCGCGCAGCAACCCCCCGAAGAGGCGCCCTCGGCCGAACTCAATCCTCTCGAGGAACAGGTCGCGGCCTTGGAACACCCGCTGTCCGACGCCTACCGACAGCATTTGGCCCCCGAGATCGAGGCCCTGAGGAAGAAGGTCGACGCCCTCACGGCGCGGTGGCAGGCGAACGACAAGACCGTGCGACGCCCGCTGCTCGAGGCGCAGAAGCGGCTCGCGGCCGCGATGCAGGAGGGCGACCTGATCGACATCACCCGGCTGAAGGACGGGCGGCTCCGGGAGTACCACCCGAAGCTGAACTCGATCCGGTGGAAGCAGATCTCCATGGTCTTCCAGGGCGCGATGAACGCCCTGAATCCCGTGTACACGGTGGGCGACCAGATCATAGAGGCGATCCAGACCCACGAGGACGTCGACGACGGGGAGGCCCATCAGCGCGTCGAGGAGCTCTACAGGCTCGTGGGGATCGCGACGGACCGGATCGACAGCTTCCCGCACGAGTACAGCGGCGGGATGAAGCAGCGGGCCATGATCGCGATGGCCCTCGCCCTGAACCCTAAGCTCGTGATCATGGACGAGCCCACGACCGCCCTGGACGTGATCACCGCGGCGAAGATCATGGACGAGGTCCTCCGCATCCAGAAGCAGCTCCATATGACGCTCGTCATCATCTCCCACGACATCTCGACGGTGGCGAAGGTCGCGGACCGGATCTGCGTCATGTACGCGGGCCAGCTCGTCGAGGAGAGTGCGTCCAAGCAGATCTTCTACCAGACGCTCCATCCCTACACGCAGGGTCTCCTCGGCGCGTTCCCGAGCGTCGAGGGGGACAAGCGTCGGCTCGAGGCGATCCC includes these proteins:
- a CDS encoding ABC transporter permease, which translates into the protein ATVTPTLFRVYPPPGITGIHYAGSFAGTKYATLLSTQEMYGYWINAKNATATVFQLKGTPRTPLAPGTYDSGLHYWWGTDFFGGDILTEWIYGTQVAFVVGLLAALFSVGIGTLVGVISGYYGKVVDTLLMRTTDVFLVLPFLPIVLVLISITAPSIWIIIMVIAILGWPGIARVIRAQVLSLKERPFVDAARVSGASDLRMVFLHIAPNVLPFSFLYMSLSVGGAIITEAALSFLGFGDPSVTSWGGMLSNLLTFSGGLYAYWWLLPPGLGITFLSLGFYLIGRGFDEIINPRLRRR
- a CDS encoding ABC transporter ATP-binding protein codes for the protein MSLVSVRKLRVYFKVQNGWVRAVDGVDLDIDEGETVGLVGESGCGKTTLAYAITQLLPSNAYILGGQVFFEGAEVPNPYRSEYWRLAESRLQQPLADLKTRAAQQPPEEAPSAELNPLEEQVAALEHPLSDAYRQHLAPEIEALRKKVDALTARWQANDKTVRRPLLEAQKRLAAAMQEGDLIDITRLKDGRLREYHPKLNSIRWKQISMVFQGAMNALNPVYTVGDQIIEAIQTHEDVDDGEAHQRVEELYRLVGIATDRIDSFPHEYSGGMKQRAMIAMALALNPKLVIMDEPTTALDVITAAKIMDEVLRIQKQLHMTLVIISHDISTVAKVADRICVMYAGQLVEESASKQIFYQTLHPYTQGLLGAFPSVEGDKRRLEAIPGNPPSLVTPPAGCRFHPRCKYVKDICTTTQPSYYVTADKSHRALCHFSSDFETQGGLGRP